The Vigna unguiculata cultivar IT97K-499-35 chromosome 6, ASM411807v1, whole genome shotgun sequence genome contains a region encoding:
- the LOC114189042 gene encoding coiled-coil-helix-coiled-coil-helix domain-containing protein 10, mitochondrial-like, with the protein MPRRSGGSDRSAPRPAPRTVNPAPPPAPAQNGNSGSLLGTVAEGMAFGGGVAVVNRALDSALGPRIIQHETVATGSSTVPAATANSFGSDACNLHLKAFHDCLNSYGSDISKCQFYMDSLAQCRRNSGATLSA; encoded by the exons ATGCCTCGCCGTAGTG GTGGATCTGACCGTTCAGCTCCACGTCCTGCTCCACGGACAG TTAACCCTGCTCCACCTCCAGCTCCTGCTCAGAATGGCAACAGTGGATCTCTCTTAGGAACCGTAGCTGAAG GAATGGCTTTCGGTGGTGGAGTTGCTGTGGTCAACAGGGCTTTGGATTCTGCTTTGGGTCCTCGAATTATTCAACATGAAACAGTAGCTACTGGGTCTTCTACTGTCCCAGCTGCAACTGCTAACAGTTTTGGTAGTGATGCATGTAATCTTCACTTGAAGGCTTTCCACGAT TGCCTGAACAGCTATGGGAGTGACATTAGCAAGTGTCAGTTTTACATGGACAGCTTAGCACAGTGCAGAAGGAACTCCGGAGCCACATTGAGCGCATGA